A single genomic interval of Spinacia oleracea cultivar Varoflay chromosome 6, BTI_SOV_V1, whole genome shotgun sequence harbors:
- the LOC110801581 gene encoding uncharacterized protein, producing MEGGSDGTPKPTETWANKVKGSSIASKGKALSFVAPVCTDGKVIACLQQSELNRCNAPWSNAVVMFVIGETPTIASVMRFITKEWNHVAMPKVFLHDEGYFVLKFGSVEDKDVVLFAGPHFFYGKLTILKQWSPSFCFHEKVLKVIPLWIKFPNLPLNRWGEDSLSRLSSVVGVPLYADECTSQHLRISFARVLVEVDVTRPLPSSITVADPSGQEFEQATEYE from the coding sequence ATGGAGGGAGGGAGTGATGGGACTCCTAAACCAACTGAAACTTGGGCTAATAAGGTGAAGGGTAGCTCTATTGCCTCAAAAGGGAAAGCACTATCATTTGTCGCCCCTGTTTGTACTGATGGGAAAGTAATTGCTTGTTTGCAACAGTCTGAACTTAATAGATGCAATGCCCCGTGGTCTAATGCTGTAGTGATGTTTGTTATTGGTGAGACACCCACAATTGCTTCTGTAATGAGGTTTATCACAAAAGAATGGAATCATGTAGCTATGCCTAAGGTCTTTCTACATGATGAAGGATATTTTGTGCTGAAATTTGGATCTGTAGAGGATAAGGATGTTGTGTTGTTTGCAGGGCCACACTTCTTCTATGGGAAGCTTACTATTCTCAAGCAGTGGTCTCCTAGTTTTTGTTTTCATGAGAAAGTGTTGAAAGTCATTCCCCTGTGGATTAAGTTCCCAAACCTGCCTTTGAACCGTTGGGGAGAAGACTCTCTCAGTAGATTGAGTAGTGTGGTTGGGGTGCCTTTGTATGCAGATGAGTGTACTTCTCAGCATCTTAGAATTTCCTTTGCTAGAGTGCTTGTTGAGGTAGATGTAACTAGACCATTGCCTTCCAGTATTACTGTAGCAGATCCCTCAGGACAAGAATTTGAACAAGCAACAGAGTATGAGTAG
- the LOC130463589 gene encoding uncharacterized protein, whose protein sequence is MVNGSVLVHTTHEQFIDGEIMDSKGVFVCFFTAVYGLHTVETRRGLWASLTGIAASVSNAPWLIIGDFNAVLNTQDRIGGAAVSRYETQDFEDFIANTDQQGLGDARVASRIDRALGNGCWMLQFGHIAVDYGNTSISDHSPLLVQFGNDHTGGGRPFKFFDFLANHSQFQTVVTLDWNRPIQGNPLSCIWFKLKRLKSKLKQLHKEEFALI, encoded by the exons ATGGTGAATGGGTCAGTTTTGGTTCATACTACTCATGAGCAGTTCATCGATGGGGAGATCATGGATAGTAAGGGAGTGTTTGTGTGTTTCTTTACAGCTGTTTATGGCTTACATACAGTTGAAACAAGGAGAGGTTTGTGGGCTTCCTTAACAGGGATTGCTGCAAGTGTTAGTAATGCCCCCTGGTTGATCATAGGTGATTTTAATGCTGTTTTGAATACCCAGGATAGGATTGGTGGTGCTGCTGTTAGTAGATATGAAACTCaggattttgaagatttcattgcTAATACAGAT CAACAAGGGTTAGGAGATGCTAGGGTGGCCAGTAGGATTGACAGAGCACTAGGGAATGGATGTTGGATGCTTCAATTTGGCCACATTGCAGTGGACTATGGTAATACTTCAATTTCAGATCACTCTCCTCTGTTGGTACAGTTTGGGAATGATCACACGGGGGGAGGTAGACCATTCAAGTTCTTTGATTTCTTGGCTAATCATTCTCAATTTCAGACTGTTGTCACTCTTGATTGGAACCGACCTATACAGGGAAATCCACTTAGCTGCATCTGGTTCAAATTAAAAAGGCTTAAAAGTAAGCTGAAGCAATTGCACAAAGAGGAATTTGCTTTGATATGA
- the LOC110801580 gene encoding splicing factor SF3a60 homolog encodes MTIYDVIVNFDECNTVESLIELGPVKLRECLEVLGLKSGGTVLQKAARVLLAKNTPVNKLERKHLKKRTEDKATALLEVKVNKLCKILKETLDRTRQHVKNRSAMTAKELADDREADHVLELEINREEEDDDNNKVVNVNNKLSMPYWLYKLHGLDQEFKCQICGDSTYKGRRSFENHFWEKRHEYGMSCLGIPNSKLFYEITLIDEAKELWESIRLREGLTQWCPEIDEECEDGDGNIYTKKTYTDLVRQGLI; translated from the coding sequence ATGACGATTTATGATGTGATCGTGAATTTTGATGAGTGTAACACAGTGGAGAGTTTGATTGAGTTAGGACCAGTGAAGCTTAGAGAATGCTTGGAGGTTTTAGGGCTTAAGTCTGGTGGTACCGTTCTCCAAAAGGCAGCGAGGGTTCTCTTAGCAAAGAACACCCCTGTAAACAAACTGGAAAGAAAGCACTTGAAGAAGAGAACAGAAGATAAAGCAACCGCGCTCTTAGAAGTCAAAGTGAACAAGTTATGTAAGATTTTGAAAGAAACTCTTGATCGAACTCGACAACATGTTAAGAATAGGTCAGCGATGACTGCTAAAGAGTTAGCTGATGACCGCGAAGCTGATCATGTACTTGAACTAGAAATCAatagagaagaagaagatgatgataaCAACAAGGTTGTTAATGTTAATAATAAGCTGTCTATGCCGTACTGGTTGTACAAGCTTCATGGTCTCGATCAAGAATTCAAGTGTCAGATTTGTGGGGACTCTACTTATAAGGGTAGAAGGTCTTTTGAAAACCACTTCTGGGAAAAACGACATGAGTATGGCATGAGTTGTTTAGGAATACCGAACTCTAAGCTGTTTTACGAGATTACTTTGATCGATGAAGCGAAAGAGTTGTGGGAGTCGATTCGATTGAGAGAGGGGTTGACTCAATGGTGTCCTGAAATAGATGAGGAATGTGAAGATGGTGATGGTAATATCTATACCAAGAAGACTTACACGGATCTTGTTAGGCAGGGCTTAATTTGA